One Methanobacterium sp. genomic region harbors:
- a CDS encoding beta-CASP ribonuclease aCPSF1, with amino-acid sequence MGSEIQEIKNTIVQRLPSRVQVAKVEFEGPEVVIYTKNPEIITENGGLIRDLAKDIRKRIIIRSDRSVLAEPEKAIEKIHEIVPEEAKITNISFDDVTCEVIIEARKPGLVIGKYGTTSREIVKGTGWAPKILRTPPISSDVIQRVRRTLRKNSKERKQILQTLGNRIHRPVSLENEWTRLTSLGGFREVGRSSLFLQTPNSKILLDCGVNVAGVDEKSSYPYLNVPEFILDNLDAVVITHAHLDHSGFLPYLFHYGYEGPVYCTTPTRDLMTLLQLDNIDIAHREDKPLPFNVKHVKKCVKHTITLDYGEVTDIAPDIRLTLHNAGHILGSAIVHMHIGDGQHNFVYTGDFKYERSRLLEPAVSKFPRLESLVMESTYGGHGDVQPTRNDAEKELVKTIYRTLERGGKILIPVFAVGRAQELMIVLEEYIRHGIIDEVPVYIDGMIWEATAIHTARPEYLSKDLRDQIFHMGRNPFISEVFHKVNGMEERKEIVEGEPAIILSTSGMLTGGNSVEYFKWLCEDEKNTLVFVGYQSEGSLGRRIQKGWKEIPLKEDGKTNVYNVRMEIKTIEGFSGHSDRKQLMDYVRKLSPKPEKILICHGDNYKTLDLASSIYRSYKIETKTPMNLETVRIQ; translated from the coding sequence ATGGGTTCAGAGATTCAAGAAATTAAAAATACGATAGTACAAAGATTACCATCAAGAGTACAAGTAGCAAAGGTAGAGTTTGAAGGTCCGGAGGTTGTAATTTATACCAAAAACCCCGAGATCATAACCGAAAATGGAGGACTTATAAGGGATCTTGCAAAGGATATAAGAAAGAGAATAATTATCCGTTCCGACCGTTCTGTACTTGCAGAACCAGAGAAAGCTATTGAAAAGATCCACGAAATAGTTCCAGAAGAAGCTAAAATAACTAATATTTCTTTTGATGATGTTACCTGCGAAGTTATAATAGAGGCAAGAAAACCAGGCCTTGTAATAGGTAAATATGGTACTACATCAAGAGAAATAGTTAAAGGAACAGGATGGGCACCTAAAATACTTAGAACGCCTCCTATATCTTCTGATGTCATACAAAGGGTAAGGAGAACATTAAGGAAAAACAGTAAAGAGCGAAAACAAATTTTACAAACACTTGGAAATAGAATTCATCGTCCTGTTTCTCTTGAGAATGAATGGACACGTTTAACATCGCTTGGTGGATTTAGAGAAGTCGGAAGGTCTTCCTTGTTTTTGCAGACTCCAAATAGTAAAATTTTACTTGACTGCGGGGTTAACGTCGCAGGAGTCGATGAAAAAAGTTCTTATCCTTATTTGAATGTTCCTGAATTTATTTTAGATAACCTTGATGCAGTGGTAATAACCCACGCACACCTTGATCACTCTGGATTTCTGCCATATCTTTTCCATTATGGATATGAAGGGCCAGTTTATTGTACAACCCCAACAAGGGACTTAATGACATTATTACAGTTGGATAATATAGATATAGCTCACCGTGAGGATAAACCTCTTCCTTTTAACGTTAAACACGTTAAAAAATGTGTTAAACATACTATAACTTTAGATTACGGTGAAGTAACTGATATAGCTCCAGACATACGTTTAACTCTTCACAATGCAGGGCATATCCTGGGATCTGCAATTGTACACATGCACATAGGAGACGGCCAGCATAACTTTGTTTATACTGGAGACTTTAAATATGAACGAAGCAGGCTTCTGGAACCTGCAGTGTCAAAATTCCCGAGATTAGAGTCACTTGTAATGGAAAGTACATATGGTGGACATGGAGATGTTCAGCCAACCCGAAATGACGCAGAAAAAGAGCTTGTAAAAACAATTTACAGGACTTTAGAACGTGGAGGGAAGATTTTAATTCCTGTTTTCGCTGTTGGAAGGGCTCAGGAACTTATGATAGTACTTGAAGAGTACATCAGGCATGGAATTATTGATGAAGTCCCAGTCTACATCGATGGAATGATATGGGAAGCAACAGCGATTCACACAGCCAGACCTGAATACTTAAGTAAAGATCTCCGTGACCAGATATTCCACATGGGAAGAAACCCGTTCATCTCAGAGGTGTTCCATAAAGTAAATGGAATGGAAGAGAGAAAAGAAATAGTGGAAGGAGAACCAGCTATAATCCTTTCAACTTCAGGAATGCTTACTGGAGGAAATTCTGTAGAGTACTTCAAATGGTTATGTGAAGACGAGAAAAACACTTTAGTCTTTGTTGGTTACCAGTCTGAAGGGTCCCTTGGAAGAAGGATACAGAAAGGATGGAAGGAAATTCCACTTAAAGAAGACGGTAAGACCAATGTTTACAATGTAAGAATGGAAATAAAAACCATTGAAGGATTCAGTGGTCACTCAGACAGAAAACAGCTCATGGATTACGTAAGGAAATTATCTCCAAAACCAGAGAAAATCCTTATATGTCACGGTGATAACTACAAAACCCTTGATCTTGCATCAAGTATTTACAGGTCTTATAAAATCGAGACAAAGACTCCAATGAACCTGGAAACTGTTAGGATTCAATAA
- a CDS encoding SAM-dependent methyltransferase: MQLKEVVPLGRTLTEYTAMFSLNKTDLNKNILDCGGGPSSFNYEMKMQNKEVITIDPLYQFSKEDIEKRIDETFDDVMTQAKANKDDYIWKNIKNVEELAETRMTAMKLFLNDFETGINEKRYINTALPYLPFKNKEFDLALSSHFLFLYSDMLSLDFHISAVDEMLRVAREVRIFPLLDLNTDKSCHVEEIIKIFKEKEMHVSIETVNYEFQRGGNQLMRICKN, encoded by the coding sequence ATGCAATTAAAAGAAGTAGTTCCACTGGGAAGAACATTAACTGAATACACGGCCATGTTCAGCCTTAATAAAACGGATTTAAATAAAAATATATTGGACTGCGGTGGAGGCCCATCAAGTTTCAATTATGAAATGAAAATGCAAAATAAAGAAGTCATTACCATAGACCCCCTATACCAGTTCAGCAAAGAAGATATTGAAAAAAGAATAGACGAAACCTTTGATGATGTAATGACCCAGGCAAAAGCTAATAAAGATGACTACATCTGGAAAAACATTAAAAACGTTGAAGAACTTGCAGAAACCAGAATGACTGCAATGAAATTATTTTTAAATGATTTTGAAACAGGAATAAACGAAAAACGCTATATAAACACTGCACTTCCATATTTACCATTTAAAAATAAAGAATTTGATTTAGCCCTCAGCTCTCATTTTTTATTTTTATATTCAGACATGCTTTCACTGGACTTTCACATAAGCGCCGTCGATGAAATGCTAAGGGTAGCTCGTGAAGTGAGGATATTCCCTCTGCTAGATTTAAATACAGACAAGTCGTGCCATGTAGAAGAAATAATAAAAATTTTTAAAGAAAAAGAAATGCATGTTTCCATTGAAACCGTTAATTATGAGTTTCAAAGGGGGGGAAACCAGTTAATGAGAATTTGTAAAAATTAA
- the purM gene encoding phosphoribosylformylglycinamidine cyclo-ligase has translation MVTYSESGVDINLEEATVSALVSEIKNTLSFRDVITESGHFAALVRLGDKAIAMSTDGVGSKILVAKMMNKYDTVGIDCIAMVVNDILCVGAEPIAMVDYLAVEKADPEIAGQIGKGLAEGSKMAKIAMIGGETASLPEIIKDFDLAGTGIGIVDADKIITGENIADGDVLIGIESSGVHSNGLSLARKVFFDEANLSIDSPLPTDSNKLVGEELLKPTEIYVKPVVELLKEDIDIHGLAHITGGGFLNLKRLKKGISYNIDSLPEPSSIFKSIYSLDVPLEEMYRVFNMGIGFVVIVPAREADKTINVIKKYNKAYKIGTVVDNKDETVKIKAFNGDIITLN, from the coding sequence ATGGTAACATATTCAGAATCAGGTGTTGATATTAATCTTGAGGAAGCTACAGTTTCTGCACTGGTTTCCGAAATTAAAAACACGCTTTCATTTAGAGATGTAATTACAGAAAGCGGTCATTTTGCGGCGCTTGTAAGATTAGGAGATAAAGCAATCGCCATGAGTACAGATGGTGTTGGAAGCAAAATATTAGTTGCAAAAATGATGAATAAATATGATACAGTTGGAATAGACTGTATTGCAATGGTTGTAAATGACATTCTCTGTGTTGGCGCTGAACCAATAGCAATGGTGGATTATCTTGCTGTTGAAAAAGCAGATCCTGAAATTGCAGGTCAGATTGGAAAAGGGCTTGCTGAAGGATCTAAAATGGCCAAAATAGCTATGATTGGGGGAGAAACTGCATCCCTTCCAGAGATAATTAAAGACTTCGACCTTGCAGGTACTGGAATTGGAATTGTAGATGCAGATAAAATTATAACTGGAGAAAATATCGCTGATGGTGATGTTCTTATTGGAATAGAAAGCAGTGGTGTTCATAGTAACGGATTAAGCCTTGCTAGAAAAGTATTTTTTGATGAGGCTAATTTAAGTATCGATAGCCCTCTCCCAACAGATTCTAATAAATTAGTTGGGGAAGAGCTTTTAAAACCCACTGAAATTTATGTAAAACCCGTTGTTGAACTTTTAAAGGAAGATATAGATATTCATGGCCTGGCCCATATTACTGGGGGCGGATTTTTAAATCTTAAACGGCTCAAAAAGGGTATCAGCTACAACATAGATAGTTTACCCGAACCCAGTTCAATTTTTAAATCTATCTATTCATTAGATGTCCCATTAGAAGAGATGTACCGCGTATTTAATATGGGTATAGGATTTGTAGTTATTGTACCTGCTCGTGAAGCGGATAAAACAATAAATGTTATTAAAAAGTATAACAAAGCTTATAAGATAGGAACTGTTGTAGATAACAAGGATGAAACAGTTAAAATAAAAGCGTTTAATGGGGATATTATTACTTTAAATTAA
- the comC gene encoding L-sulfolactate dehydrogenase, with protein sequence MKITIEQERSIIMEILTRFNIPEEDAYIVADVTMDADLKGFTSHGIGRFPQYVKGLKVGTIDPEAEITVEEETASTALLNGNHKFGHVVTYKGMEMAMKKAEQTGVGLVGIHNSNHFGVAGYYSDMAIMQDMIGVVIANTEPAVAPIGGKEPIIGTNPIAIGIPANKSYVSVDMATSASARGKLLEALRKGQKIPENVALDCDGNPTIDPEAALKGSILPFGAHKGYALAFMVEIMAGPLVRAAFGKGVKGTANPEEMCTKGDLLMAIDPSKFSDINQFKEEVDGFVAEIKDSGENIFIPGDMEVNNIKRFREDGFSIDDNLFKQLKEISEELSFDIDAIIEG encoded by the coding sequence ATGAAAATAACAATTGAACAAGAAAGATCAATAATTATGGAAATTTTAACAAGATTTAATATACCAGAAGAGGATGCATACATAGTTGCTGATGTTACTATGGATGCTGACCTTAAGGGATTCACTTCTCATGGAATAGGAAGGTTTCCGCAGTACGTAAAGGGATTAAAAGTTGGAACTATAGATCCAGAAGCTGAAATAACTGTGGAAGAGGAAACAGCATCTACAGCCCTTTTGAATGGAAATCACAAGTTTGGACATGTTGTAACCTATAAAGGTATGGAAATGGCAATGAAAAAGGCAGAACAAACTGGTGTTGGGCTTGTTGGAATACACAACTCCAACCATTTTGGAGTTGCAGGTTACTACTCAGATATGGCGATTATGCAGGACATGATAGGTGTTGTAATAGCAAATACAGAACCTGCAGTAGCTCCAATCGGTGGTAAAGAACCAATAATTGGTACAAACCCAATAGCAATCGGTATTCCTGCAAATAAAAGTTATGTCTCTGTAGATATGGCAACATCTGCTTCTGCAAGGGGAAAACTCTTAGAAGCTCTTAGAAAGGGTCAAAAAATCCCTGAAAATGTTGCGCTTGACTGTGACGGAAACCCTACAATAGACCCTGAAGCTGCACTTAAAGGTTCAATCCTACCATTTGGGGCTCATAAAGGATATGCCCTTGCATTTATGGTTGAAATTATGGCAGGGCCTCTTGTAAGGGCAGCATTTGGTAAAGGGGTTAAAGGAACCGCAAACCCCGAGGAAATGTGTACAAAAGGCGACCTTTTAATGGCAATAGATCCATCAAAATTTTCTGATATCAACCAATTCAAAGAAGAAGTGGATGGGTTTGTAGCAGAAATTAAAGATTCAGGTGAAAATATTTTTATTCCTGGAGACATGGAAGTAAATAACATTAAAAGATTCAGGGAAGATGGATTTTCAATAGACGACAATTTATTTAAACAGCTTAAAGAAATCTCTGAAGAGCTTTCATTCGATATCGATGCCATAATCGAAGGTTAA
- a CDS encoding AarF/ABC1/UbiB kinase family protein, translated as MTVGEFKTNSNLKRLNEIIKVLTKYEFGYVTEKIKLKNKIPFTHHSYEYESIEELDATLPLRLRHVLQELGTTYIKLGQTLSTRPDLVGDDIADELSKLQDDNPPVDYEIMQATVEEELGSSVDELFSSFEKEPLGSASIGQVHKAVLKTGEEVAVKIQKPGVKDLIKNDINIMRFLAVRINDYVPQSRNYNLPGIVNEFERSIFKEVDYGQEAMNIKRFDYNFKDDETVYVPKVYKEYSTSKVITMELIGGKKVSDVINSDKGFNKELIAKRGVNSYFKQVLIHGFFHADPHPANIYVLEDNIICFLDYGMMGILDQEFRENLAELIIYFVENSVKGMINQLIYMGIISENIDIKSFKYELTDLMYKYYGIGLNEMHGGMDDLISLMRKYKIQIPSEFVLLARGIGMLEDVGEKLDPNFNPLDAFKPMAQKVIRKKISPLKVVDFVKDNLFEVEHLMKTLPRNLSRTLYKIEEGKITLELEHKDLERISNKVSASLILAALLIGSSLIMQTDKGILILGFPFLGIIGFIVSMVLGLALVLSILKYREL; from the coding sequence ATGACAGTTGGGGAATTTAAAACTAATTCAAACCTTAAGCGGTTAAATGAAATAATTAAAGTTTTAACCAAGTACGAATTTGGCTATGTTACTGAGAAAATAAAACTTAAAAACAAAATCCCGTTTACACACCATTCATATGAGTATGAATCCATAGAAGAATTAGATGCAACTTTGCCCTTACGACTGAGGCATGTTTTACAGGAATTAGGAACAACATATATAAAACTCGGCCAGACTTTAAGTACAAGGCCCGATTTAGTCGGGGACGATATTGCAGATGAGCTTTCAAAATTGCAGGATGATAACCCTCCTGTAGACTATGAGATCATGCAGGCCACTGTCGAAGAAGAGTTAGGGAGTTCAGTAGATGAGTTGTTTTCTTCCTTTGAAAAAGAACCTTTGGGATCTGCTTCTATAGGGCAGGTACACAAAGCAGTGCTTAAAACTGGAGAAGAAGTAGCAGTTAAGATACAGAAACCCGGCGTAAAAGATCTTATTAAGAATGATATTAATATAATGCGCTTTCTGGCTGTAAGAATCAATGATTATGTTCCTCAATCCAGAAATTACAACCTTCCAGGCATTGTAAATGAATTCGAACGTTCTATTTTTAAGGAAGTCGACTACGGGCAGGAAGCAATGAACATAAAACGGTTTGATTACAATTTTAAAGATGATGAAACTGTTTATGTCCCCAAGGTTTACAAAGAATATTCAACTTCTAAAGTCATCACTATGGAACTTATTGGAGGGAAAAAGGTTTCAGATGTTATAAATTCTGATAAAGGTTTCAATAAGGAATTAATAGCAAAAAGAGGGGTAAATTCTTATTTTAAACAGGTACTGATCCATGGTTTTTTCCATGCAGATCCTCATCCGGCCAACATATATGTTTTAGAGGATAATATTATCTGTTTTTTAGATTATGGGATGATGGGTATTCTGGATCAGGAATTTAGAGAAAATTTAGCTGAACTGATTATATATTTTGTAGAAAACAGCGTCAAGGGCATGATAAACCAGCTGATTTACATGGGCATAATCAGTGAAAATATCGATATTAAATCATTCAAATACGAACTTACAGATTTAATGTACAAGTATTATGGAATAGGCCTCAATGAGATGCACGGGGGAATGGATGATTTAATTTCACTCATGAGAAAATATAAAATCCAGATACCAAGTGAATTCGTGCTTCTGGCCCGGGGAATTGGAATGCTTGAAGATGTAGGTGAAAAACTGGATCCAAACTTTAATCCCCTAGATGCCTTTAAACCCATGGCTCAAAAGGTTATCCGCAAAAAAATAAGTCCATTGAAGGTTGTTGATTTTGTTAAGGATAATCTGTTTGAAGTTGAACACCTTATGAAAACTCTGCCCCGTAATCTCAGCAGAACCCTATATAAAATAGAAGAAGGGAAAATAACTCTTGAATTAGAGCATAAAGACCTTGAAAGGATAAGTAACAAGGTTTCAGCATCTTTAATACTGGCGGCACTTTTAATAGGTTCTTCATTAATCATGCAAACTGACAAGGGCATATTAATACTGGGATTCCCATTTTTAGGCATTATTGGATTTATAGTTAGTATGGTACTGGGATTAGCTCTTGTATTATCTATTTTAAAGTATAGGGAGCTATAA
- the comD gene encoding sulfopyruvate decarboxylase subunit alpha: MESSEAVYKAIKKAGIDFIVSVPCVNLGKVMELVDCDEDIIHVPVTREEEGFGICAGAFFGGKKPAILMQNSGLGNSVNVLASLYELYKIPIIIIMSHRGTEGEFMSAQIPMGKATPGVLDALNIAYFNPKTPEEALEIIPQAWKLSEMGEAPVGILLEITFWKN, encoded by the coding sequence GTGGAAAGCAGTGAAGCGGTTTATAAAGCAATAAAAAAAGCAGGAATAGACTTTATAGTTAGTGTACCCTGCGTAAATCTTGGAAAAGTTATGGAACTTGTAGATTGTGACGAAGATATCATTCATGTCCCTGTAACAAGGGAAGAAGAAGGATTTGGAATATGTGCAGGGGCATTTTTTGGCGGTAAGAAGCCCGCTATATTGATGCAAAATTCAGGACTTGGAAATTCAGTGAATGTACTTGCATCACTGTATGAACTATATAAAATTCCTATAATTATAATTATGAGCCATAGGGGCACTGAAGGGGAATTTATGAGTGCCCAGATCCCTATGGGGAAAGCAACCCCTGGTGTTTTGGATGCATTAAATATTGCTTACTTCAACCCTAAAACTCCTGAAGAAGCTTTAGAAATTATTCCTCAGGCATGGAAATTGTCTGAAATGGGTGAAGCGCCGGTTGGAATACTTTTAGAAATTACATTCTGGAAAAATTAA
- the comE gene encoding sulfopyruvate decarboxylase subunit beta: MERIEAIKEVAESLNDELVICNIGFPSRELYAVKDSPTHFYMLGSMGMSSSIGLGLAMSGKRKVVSFDGDGSVLMNMGTLVTIFSQNPENFILVVFDNQCYGSTGSQCTYTTKIDLLKVAKSIGFKNTFVFEEEINFKEALDAEGPVFVHIKVKPGNANVPVIDMEPEEIKERFMEEVKKGS, from the coding sequence ATGGAACGTATTGAAGCCATAAAAGAAGTAGCAGAAAGTCTTAATGATGAACTTGTAATCTGTAACATCGGATTTCCATCCAGAGAATTATACGCAGTTAAAGATTCTCCCACTCACTTTTATATGTTAGGATCTATGGGAATGTCATCATCCATTGGTCTTGGACTTGCGATGTCAGGAAAAAGAAAAGTGGTATCTTTTGATGGGGATGGATCAGTTTTAATGAATATGGGAACTCTTGTAACCATTTTCAGCCAAAATCCTGAAAATTTTATATTGGTTGTCTTTGATAACCAGTGCTACGGCTCTACAGGGTCGCAGTGCACATACACAACGAAGATCGATCTTTTGAAGGTTGCAAAATCAATAGGATTTAAAAATACATTTGTATTTGAAGAAGAAATTAACTTTAAAGAAGCCCTTGATGCAGAAGGGCCAGTTTTTGTGCACATAAAAGTTAAACCTGGAAATGCAAATGTTCCTGTAATTGATATGGAACCTGAAGAGATTAAAGAAAGGTTTATGGAAGAAGTAAAGAAAGGAAGTTAA
- the crcB gene encoding fluoride efflux transporter CrcB — protein MLKTELMNFWLWIGLGGFIGAILRFAFSGLMQSKSSVFPLGTLGINIIGSFFMGFIMYSSEFGGFFSEEARIFLTIGLLGSFTTMSTFSYETFRLLEQNELLLLSINIIGTVLLTVFAIYLGKITALNLWKV, from the coding sequence ATGTTAAAAACAGAACTTATGAATTTCTGGCTCTGGATCGGGCTTGGTGGATTTATTGGAGCCATTTTAAGGTTTGCATTCAGTGGGTTAATGCAGTCTAAATCATCGGTTTTTCCTTTAGGTACCCTTGGTATCAACATTATTGGGAGCTTTTTCATGGGTTTTATAATGTACTCTTCTGAATTTGGAGGGTTTTTCAGTGAAGAAGCAAGGATTTTTTTAACTATAGGGCTACTTGGTTCATTTACAACCATGTCAACATTCAGTTATGAAACCTTCCGGCTACTGGAGCAAAATGAATTACTGCTGCTGAGTATAAATATTATAGGAACAGTCTTACTTACAGTATTTGCCATTTATCTTGGTAAAATTACTGCATTAAACTTGTGGAAGGTTTAA
- a CDS encoding DUF190 domain-containing protein — MKKESEAILLRIFIGESDRYKGKPLYKYLLEMFKNEGLAGATVLRAIGGFGKTSYIHSTAILQLSTDLPIVIEVVDTKDKIEMIKVKLEGIIKGGLITEEKVKIIYYEGKEKER; from the coding sequence ATGAAAAAAGAGTCAGAAGCTATTTTGCTTAGAATATTTATAGGGGAATCTGATAGATATAAAGGAAAACCGCTTTACAAGTATCTCCTTGAAATGTTTAAAAATGAAGGACTGGCAGGTGCAACTGTACTCCGGGCAATAGGAGGATTTGGAAAAACAAGCTATATCCATTCAACAGCGATACTACAGCTTTCAACAGATTTACCTATTGTAATTGAAGTTGTTGATACGAAAGATAAGATTGAAATGATCAAAGTCAAGTTGGAAGGAATAATAAAGGGCGGGCTTATAACTGAAGAAAAAGTGAAAATAATTTACTATGAAGGTAAGGAAAAAGAGAGATAA
- the hisE gene encoding phosphoribosyl-ATP diphosphatase, protein MKDTIIRDVYRVLEDRRDNPIDSYTSNIMKDDKKRGEDKILEKVGEEAAEVIIASKNDENLVYESVDLIFHTLLLLVYKGVDIDDIFDEFERRHK, encoded by the coding sequence ATGAAAGATACAATTATAAGAGATGTCTATCGTGTTTTAGAGGATAGACGTGACAATCCAATTGATTCTTACACCTCAAATATAATGAAAGACGATAAAAAACGGGGCGAAGATAAAATACTTGAGAAAGTGGGCGAAGAAGCTGCAGAAGTTATAATTGCATCTAAAAATGATGAAAATTTAGTTTATGAATCAGTTGATCTTATTTTTCACACTTTGCTTCTTCTTGTATACAAAGGCGTTGATATCGACGATATCTTTGATGAATTCGAAAGAAGGCATAAATAA
- a CDS encoding CBS domain-containing protein, whose protein sequence is MSESSLVKHYMTKEVITVTPNTPNEEVIKLMKTTGHDGFPVKTNGEVLGMVTAFDLLLKPWDNLVKDIMSTDIVVADQDMSINDAARVMFRMGISRLPVIDKEEKLVGIITNTDIVRSHIERSTPMKVNYFKKTLEQLYGVKTKLSRRKVPTARLRPTQNKIYADELQGRTYELKRGLAEPTITVKSGDRYILVDGHHRTVAASHLGYKKIDSYVIELEKDIKLGLEKTADKEGIYSLDDIEIIDDAQHPLIAITGSIRKSIK, encoded by the coding sequence ATGAGTGAATCATCCCTTGTAAAGCATTATATGACAAAGGAAGTCATAACAGTAACGCCAAATACCCCAAATGAAGAAGTCATCAAATTAATGAAAACCACCGGACACGACGGATTTCCAGTTAAAACAAATGGTGAAGTATTAGGCATGGTAACTGCCTTTGATTTACTCCTGAAACCATGGGACAATTTAGTTAAAGACATCATGTCAACAGATATAGTAGTTGCAGACCAGGACATGTCCATAAATGATGCTGCCAGAGTAATGTTTAGAATGGGAATATCAAGACTTCCAGTTATAGATAAAGAAGAGAAGTTAGTAGGCATAATTACAAATACCGATATTGTGAGATCTCATATCGAAAGATCAACTCCAATGAAAGTGAATTACTTCAAAAAGACATTGGAACAGCTTTACGGGGTTAAAACGAAATTATCAAGGAGAAAAGTACCTACGGCCAGGCTCAGACCAACCCAAAATAAAATATATGCAGATGAACTCCAGGGAAGGACATATGAACTTAAAAGAGGCCTTGCAGAGCCAACCATCACCGTCAAAAGTGGAGATAGATATATTTTAGTAGATGGCCATCACAGAACAGTTGCAGCTTCCCATCTGGGTTATAAAAAAATTGATTCTTATGTAATTGAACTGGAAAAAGATATCAAACTGGGATTAGAGAAAACCGCAGACAAAGAAGGCATATATTCCCTTGATGATATAGAGATAATAGACGATGCACAGCACCCCTTGATAGCTATAACCGGCAGTATCAGGAAAAGCATAAAATAA
- a CDS encoding DUF504 domain-containing protein: MVKNVLDMILWHPEIEIEKCKITYVHRGAPGNLKTIEGSCINKLERGFLILKEGTQIPCHRIVKIKCNDELIWNK; encoded by the coding sequence ATGGTAAAGAATGTTTTAGATATGATTCTATGGCATCCAGAAATAGAAATTGAGAAATGTAAAATAACTTACGTGCATAGGGGCGCTCCAGGAAACCTTAAGACCATTGAAGGGAGCTGTATAAATAAATTAGAACGTGGATTTTTAATATTAAAGGAAGGTACACAAATTCCATGCCATAGAATTGTTAAGATTAAATGCAATGATGAATTAATATGGAATAAATAA